The Mobula birostris isolate sMobBir1 chromosome 11, sMobBir1.hap1, whole genome shotgun sequence genome has a segment encoding these proteins:
- the LOC140204979 gene encoding histone H2A gives MSGRGKGGKAKSKPKSRSSRAGLQFPVGRVHRLLRKGNYAERVGAGAPVYLAAVLEYLTAEILELAGNAARDNKKTRIIPRHLQLAVRNDEELNKLLGGVTIAQGGVLPNIQAVLLPKKSGGPANPKGK, from the coding sequence ATGAGTGGACGAGGAAAAGGTGGTAAGGCTAAGAGCAAGCCCAAGTCTCGCTCGTCCCGGGCCGGACTGCAGTTCCCGGTGGGCCGAGTTCATAGACTCCTGAGAAAGGGTAATTATGCTGAGCGGGTGGGTGCCGGAGCCCCGGTCTAtctggctgctgtgctcgagtATCTGACGGCTGAAATTCTCGAGTTGGCCGGCAACGCGGCCCGAGACAACAAGAAGACGCGCATCATCCCCAGACACCTGCAGCTGGCCGTCCGCAACGACGAGGAGCTCAACAAGCTGCTGGGAGGAGTGACCATCGCTCAGGGCGGGGTGCTGCCCAATATCCAGGCCGTGCTTTTGCCCAAAAAGAGCGGCGGACCCGCCAACCCCAAGGGGAAATAA